AGAGTGCGTGTGGCTCTCTTACTGGGCTCCTACTGTGTCCCAGGCACAGCTCTAGAAACCTGATAAACATTATCTGTGACCCTCAAAGTAGCCCTGCAAAGTCAGGGCAGCATCCCCATTTCACAGGCAAGGACACTGAGACCCGGAGGAGCCTGATGAGCTCTCCAAGGCTGCACAGTGACCTTAGGCAGAGGAGGACTAAAACCCAGGTCCCTGGTTACCTCTCACActcccatttccttttctgtctttctgtCCAGACCTGTGACAGGGGCCGAGTGGCCTCCATCCTCCGCTATTGCATGACGATCGGCGGCATGGTGTTTCTGGTGGCCGGGACGCTCTGCTTCGCTTGGTGGAGTGAAGGGGATGCAGGTGCCCAGCCTGACCAGCGGGTCCCACCTGCTGAGCACGCCGTGTCCCAGGCCCCTAGACCCCTGCTCAGGTCTGTCAGCTTCTTCTGCTGTGGAGCAGGTGGCCTGCTGCTGCTCTGCGGCCTGCTGTGGTTCCTCAAGGCCAGCAGGCCGGGGCCACCCCGGTGGGACCCATACCGCTTCTCCAGAGACCTGTATTACCTCACTGTGGAGACCTCGGAGGAGGAGAACTGCAGGTCAGTGGGGCGGGGTGGGGACCTTAAGCGACTGGTCATAGTCACACTATTCAGCATTTTCTCAGTAAGTTCTCCTGAGGCTCTTTCTCTGGACCAGGCCCTTCCCTGTGTCCCAGGTTGATCAGTGGGTCTGTACTGACCTGAAGGAGTTTAAAGCCCCTTCAGCAGATGACAAGCCAGAGTAGTTAGAGctgtgtgagagagacagacacgTCCCCTGGGGACATGGAAAAATCCAGGCAGGCTTCCAGGAAGAGGtgagctcagtggcatagcagaGGAGTTTAGAACTCAGGCACAGGAAGGATTCAGGTCCACCAGGATCCTGtcccagttctatcactatcTAGCTGAGGGACTTCAAGTCACTCACACCCTTGCTCCATAagcctcagcttcttcatctgaATTTATAGTAACGGCAACAACAATAATAGCACGTGCCTGTGTGGTACCTGCCATATGCCGCTATTCATGGTGACACCGTCAGTCCTCATGGTGGCCCTCTGAAGCAGCtactgctatttttattttttggtagcaggaaattgaacccaggggcacttaactactgagccacatccccatctcattttaatttattttttattttgagacaggatcttgctaatttggttagggccttgctaagtggctgagaccagccttgaacttatgatcctcctgcctcagcctcccaagctgctaggattacaggagcgCACTTCTGCACCCAGTcagctactgttttttttttaaatatatttttttagatgtgtagacctttattttattatttacttatacgtggtgctgagaattgaacccagtgcctcacacatgctaggcaagcgctctaccactgagccacagcctcagcccccagctACTGTTTTTAACTGCTTTCCATAGAAGAAGGAAACCCAGGCACCAAGTCATTAAGTAACTCGCTCGGGAACATCCAGCTAGTGTGTCTCAGAACTGGGACTTGAACACAGGCAGCCTCCCCACACTCCTTGTGAAATGAAATGATGTGATGTCTACGTAGAGTGTAGCCCAGTGcccggcacacagtaggtgcacaGGAAATATCAACTTTCCCTCAAGGGGACAGGTATGTGCAAGGGCCCAGGGCAGGGTGAAGACAGATGCTGCATGAATTTCTCATCCTGTTGGCCCATGATTGCTGTCATTCTGGCCTTTTAGGACATTTTTTCCTTACTTCTCCATGAAATGTGACTCCCATAGAGGCCTCTCTGTGTGTATTCTGTGTCTACGTCTGTGCTCTCTTCCTAAAAGGAACATCACCCAGCCCCAGAACCAGTTTTGCCCTGGTGAGCCTGCCTGAGGGACACATGCCCTTCTTAATGtccttatttattcaacaaacgaCCTGGTGTGCCACACCTCAGGGGCCTGGCTGCATCATCTGTCCTTTGGTCCTTCTGTCCATCTAGGGCGCCCAGGATAAGAATTACTGTTGCCATGTGCAAGGCACAACTTGAAAGTGGTGGGAGCCTGCTGGCTGCACAGCTGTGTCCCCCCTCCCACGCCACCCAGCGCTGGATTTGGGCACAGCTGGGGCTCACCCAGATTCCTGTGAACCGCCCCTCTTCCCTTTGTTAGAGGGCAGATGAATGTGCTTGTTCCTGCTCTGGCCAGACAGCACTCAGCACAGCCACTGAGCCCAGGAGTCAGCCCGTGGGTGGGGCTGACTGTTAGAGGGAGAGCTATGGCCTTGGGGACCACCCAGCCAAACCCCGTACTTCTCAGATGAGACTCAGAGGGACCTAGTGACTATGGGAcgaggagccaggccaggcgTTGGCATTCTGGACAGGCACAGGCAGGGAGGGGGTGTTTTCTGTACACACAGCTGTGTTGAGGCAACAGGGTCCAGGCCACGGCTGCACCTTTCAGCCTTCATTCTGAGCAGACTGGACACCCACCAGGAAGCTGCGGAAGGCTCCTGGCCAGCAGGCTCTGACATCCGAGTGTCAGATCCTGAGGCTGGGCTGGCTGCATGTCGAGGAGGCTCTCCTGCTAGTGTGTTCCTTTCCGTCCCTGTGGCTGGCCAgcccagctctgcagcctgggGAGCCTGCAGCTGGCTATCGGGTTGTGCCTGTCTCCAGGGACCTCAATCTCTGCCGGTGCCCGGCTGTGGGTACATTTGGGTCAGAGACACAGGCCTCCTTGGTCTGGGCAGGTTTATTCCCCTgtgatgcctcagtttccccacttctCACCCACTTATTCTTTCCTGCATTTAACTGATGTGTatggagcacctactgtgtgctgggtccTATTCTGAGGGCTGATGATGTCGCAGTGGACAAGAGAGACAAAACCCCTGTCTTTAGGAGCTCACAGAGGACATATGAGCCCCCTCCACAAGGTGGTACATGGGGCCTCCCAGGGGCCCCATCTGCAGTGGGCACAGCAAAAGGCCCAGGGCTACTCGGAAGCCAAGTGTTTTAGTCCCTGCTCCTTCTTTTGTAAATTGCATGTCTATGAACATTAACCGATTTTCTGGGTTCCGTCTGATTCCTCATCTGTCAGCTAGGGGTGACAGACCTGGTCCCTGAGACTCAGATGCGCTGAGTGATGGGGAGGTGTACGCTGTAAGGCTCGTGTACACTCTGGCTTTCCCTGCTGTGACCGTGCTTACAGCTGGCAGTGTCCTCTCGTGCCCACTCACTGACTGGAGCCTCAGCTGCCTCTGAGGTGTGTGCAGGGATTaggcccattttacagaagagaggGCTGAGGTGTGGGGAGATGGGTTGACTTGGGAGAGAAGGGTGACACTGTGGGGTTAGCTCCAGCTTTGCAGTCAGGCAAGGTGGGGACTTTGCCACCTAGTTGATGTGTGAGCATGACTCACTTATGAAGGGGTGGATGCTGTCCCTCCCTCCAGTGGTCATGAATGTGAAATGAGATTGCAGAGCTCAAGTGTTAGGCAAATGGTATCCCACTTAGTGCTAAGCCCCAGGTCTCCTGCCCTGACCAGGCTTCAGGCAAGTCCCGGCCTCCATGGAGCCTTCTGCGCCTGGGGACTGTTGTGGCAGGGCTGCCCCAGCGAGTGCTGGGTCGCTGGATCCAGAATACACACACCATGAATGGAGCCTGCCCCAGGGTGTGTGACTTGGCTGCCCTGTGCAGGGCCTGTGTTCCCCAAGTTCCTGGCAATTATGGACCATGACCTTGGAGATTAAGTGCTAGTGGGTCCAGCTGGCCACCGAGGTGACAGGAGGTGGTGTTTAGGGCCGCTCCACATCTGCCCTGTAAGCAAACTTCCTGCTGTAGGCTGAGCTCACAGggcccctgggccctgccctgccAGCTGTCCCCCTCAGGGCTTAACTAACCTGGAGAGGGCAGGCAATGACCAGAAGGTGAACAGGCCAGGAGATGTGGGGGCTCTGGAAACCCCACTACTTACATTTTTCTGAGGGCTGACAAAGCTTCTCCGCATTTTTCCTTCCCTGCATCTGTGCAATGGgaattattatcccattttacatgGAGGAGAAAAGGGTTCAGAGACTGTGTGTGCGGGGAGCAGGTCACATAGCAAGAGAACTCAGCTTGCCTGACACCAGGAGCACTATTCTCTGTCTTGCCCTCTCCTGCAAAGGCCTCTGGGTGCTCAGAGAGGGCGAGGGCCCTGCTGGCTTCCTCAGCAGGGCTCCTGGCTGATGTCCTGTGTTCTACTACCACCCCggctgggttcaaatccaggttTCCATCAACCTGCTCGGTCACCCTGGTCTGTGATGCGGAGCAGTGAGCCTGCTTCCCTGGTGGCTTGGACCAAGAAGACATAGTACCTGAGAAGGCTGTGTCCCCTGCAGGTGCTGGgtgcttcctggaggaggcagcagCCAGTTCCCAGCCCAGGTCCCTGGTGTGTAATCCCATCCCCCACCTCTTCTGTGCCCTTTGCTGGCCTCCTGCTACTGGCCCCTCCCTGGTCTCCACAGCAAGACCACTGGTGAGGGGGAAATTAATTCCCCAGCCAGATCCATGCTGACCGAGGACAAGCTCCTCAGCCTTTCTGATGAGAGGTCCTGGCCCCACCGCTCCTTGAAGCCCTTTGACATATGAATGGCCCCTATTGGTGCAGCATGTGCTACATGACTTCTTGCATCATCTGACTTCGTTTTCACACTATCTGATGAGGTAGATGCCATTATTGTCCCCATTTGACAGATGGGAAAAATGAGGTCCTGAGTAATGGAGTTACTGAGCCAGGATCTCCCACCCAAACCGTGGCAGAACTGTGGATGAACCAGCCGGTGCTCAGAATCAGGACCAGCTGAGGGACTCGGTGTCAGGAGTGACTTTCAAGATCACCTAGTCAGTCCCGTATCTGTCAGTGTCCCCCAAAGCTGTAGCAGCCTGGCCACAGACCAGTGACCCTCCCACCCCGCAGGCCTGGGCAGGGAGGCACCTGACCCTTGGAGATGAGCTACCCACCAGGGCCCTGAGAGGCAAGAGCCAGTCTCAGTCCTGCCAGTGTTGGTGTGGCTTGTTCTTGGAACCTGGCCTGCAGAGCTTCAGAGGACCTAGTCTTTGTCTCAAGTCCCTGAGGGTGGTTCAATGgctcagggtgggggtggggaacaggCTCACAAAAGCTAAGCCTTACCAGGGTAAAGATGGTGGGCTCAGGAGGTGGCAGACTCCCACTCCTGGAGGTGGGCACATAGAAGTAATGTCCGGGCAGGCCTGCCATAGCTAGGCCCCAAGCACCCAGAAGTCCCACTCTGCCCTGAGCCTTGCAACTCTGATCTTGCAAAGGATATTTCGGTCAGCTGTCCACGTCTTCCTGTTCATGGAGCATGGCTCAGTGGCCCAATGACATCCCTGAACTCATGCCCTCTGTCCCCCTCTGCCCTGGGACAACTGGGCAGTGTCTGTGCAGTGACAAGGAAGAGCACCATAAGGACAGAGCCAGGAGTGGGAGCTTGACCTGGGGAGGGACACATCAGAAAACATCATGAGGACCCTCAAAGGACAAGCGTGGACAGCGCAGCAGAGGAGCGTGCTGGGGAGAGCCTTTCCTGGCAGAAGGACCTGAGGCGGCAGGAGGGCAGGCTGCGCATGCCCAGTGTCAGCTGTGTACAGGGGCACGCAGGGGCTGCACGGATCTGGACCGTGAGCTTGGTGCGGTAGCGCAGGCTTGTCATCCCAccagctcgggaggctggggcaggaggactgcaagttcaaagccagcctcagcaatttagtgaggccatgtctcaaaacataaaagtgggggaaaaacgccaaaacaaaacaacaggcaggggttcaatccatggtttaaaaaaaaagatctggacTGTGGCATGAAGCCTTCCCCACCTCCCGCCCCCGGCAGGCTGCAGGGTCTGTCCTGGCCTGGGCTAAcagcctttcttctttctgtaggACCCCAAAGGTGGTTGTCATCCCTACCTACGAGGAGGCCATACACTGTCCACTGGCTGAGGGGCCCCCAGCACCAACTGTGTGCCCCAAGGAAGAAGGCCGGAAGTGTGGTGATGCAGGGGATGCCCTGCTGGGGACTCCGCCCCCCTTGGCTCCGCCCAGCTATGAGAGCATTTTCCTTGCTATTGATGCCTGTTCTGGAGACACAACACCTGCTCCAGGTGCTGCATGCTCCTTCCCAGGCCTGGCTCAGACTGCAGGGCGGGATGGGGCGAGTTACAGGCTCCTCGCAGGCCCTGAAACTTGCGACAAAAGTGATGTGTCATTTCCAGGGTCTCCTCCAGTGCCTGGTATGCAGTAAGCACCTAACCATATGCTGTTTTAAGTGTCTATTACTGTGTAACAAACCACCCTAAAATTCAGtgagttaaaataaattctattttattatgtctCACAATTCTGTGCCTGGTTGGTTTCCGTGGTTCTTCTGCTCCATGTAGTATCTTAGAGGGTGCAGTCATCAGGGGCCCAACTGGGACAGAATATCCAAGTTGGCATATTCACAGGGCTGGTGCCTGGTGCTGGCTGGCATCTAGAAGAAAAACAGGGCCCCAGAGGCAGAGGTGGAACTGGCCCAGGATCACACACCAAGTTTATGACCAAAAGAACATGGACTTTGAATCCAGACCACCTGTGTAGGGATCCCAGCACATTCCAACCTTGGTGATGTTGGACAGTAGCCTTCCCTTTCTCTGCCttggtttccttgtctgtaaagcAGAGTTGAGAATCACAGTGGCACAAGCCCCACCTCAGACTGCTGAGTTGGGGATGGCAGCAGTGGATACAGAGAGCTTGCATGGAGCCTCAAGCTCAGCGCCAATGTGGTGCATAATAAATGCAGGTTTTCTAGGTATGCAAGCTTTATTAATAGAGGTAATATCCCTTTACCAAGTGCAGATGCCCCTGCTGCACACCTCCTGCTTTCCAGATGTGCCAGAGGTATCTACTTCCTGTCCAGCTACATTCTGCAACTCGAaggctccaccccaccccacttccaATGAGAAATCCAACTCGATGAGGTTACCTGACCTTTTCAGCAAGCAGGGGTTCCAAggctgtgggaggccatccttgtacatgatttgagttacctccctggctgggtgagaggcgcttagacacagctgtgttatAGCtattccccacccttctccaggtctgagGGCTTATCCGTGCAGAgtgcagaggcatgtctggccactgccccaaagacccaatcgtcgcccctgaccttgggatgctgccccccttaaccttcattggatgggattttccctggaattttttgttccccaataaaagtccactccctggcgtgttctctctctccctccctctctctctctctctctctctctctctctctctctctctctctctctctctctctctctctcgtgcgCGCGCgcgctagtctcttctgtaaacctcacccccgcattaggtggctggaggcggaagctaggagaagccatcccagagctggtattaaaggtaattagagtcttgtctctttaatttagaATTCCCTAGCGTTTACTCATGAatcgaaccttctttcatgaagccagctcTGGTGGTGTGGCAGACAAGGCCTGGGGCTCAGTCAGCAGGATAAGGGCAGTAGCCCCAAGAGCATGCCGTATGCCATTGTTTCCCACCTGCAAAACCACTCCTTACAGGTGGTGTGTCCCCATTTAACAGGTGAGAACACTGCATCAGAAAGGCAAAATCTCAGCCAAGTGCAGTAGTGCACGCCTGGTAATCCCAgaagttggggaggctgaggcaggaggattgtgagttcaaagctaacctcagcaacttaaggaggcactaagcaactcagcaatcctgtttctaaatataatattaaaaagggctggggatttggctcagtggttgagtgcccctgggttcaatccctggtagacccaaaaaaaaaaaaaaatctcagagaatTAAGTTACAGCCAGTGTTTTCTTGAGGCCTGGGATCTCCCACCAGTGCCTAGATATTGCCATCACTGCCACCCAGACTCCTGCTTCTGCCTGTCCTGGCTGCAGTCTCCTCAGCCCAGGGGCCAAGGTGAGGCTGATCAAATGCAGATCAGATCAGGCTCAGAACTGGTACCCACCTCACTCTGAATAACGAAAGCCCCTGCACTGGTGTGGGAACAGGTCTGGTCTCCATCCCAATCTCCCATCTCCTGCCTCCCTTTCCCCACATATCCTTGCTCCCTGCACAGCCAGGCTCCTAAGCTCTGCACCCTCCCTCCTTCTAGAAGTTCTTCCTCACCCCCCTGTGAGCTTTTGAAAGGaaccctctccctccccagccctggagtccCAGATCCCCCTCAgtgcctccctcccttcttttcccctGGTACCCCTTCCCCTTTCCAGGTACCCCCAGGGCAGTGTGGGAGTGGCCTCCctttctgtgtgaccttggctggACACACATATTTGGGGACCCTCTGCAGTTCCTAACTGGTGGGAGCTTCTGCCCCCAGAGTGTGGAATTTCCCCAGGGGCAGGTGAGTTAATGAGTTGCAGGTGCGAGCGGAAGGCCCCACTTCTCCCGCAGGAGCAGAGGGGGCAGGGTGGGAGCGCTGGGCAGCCAGAAGGACATTTCCACTTTCTCTCACATCACTCATCTGTGCCTTAATCAAAAGCCCTCAGGAGGGACAGGGACACGCTCAAGGTCACCAGCTGCGTGGAGGCTCAGCCAAGGCCATGTCCAAGGTCTCCTGACTGAGGCTTGTTGCTGTCCCCTTCTGAGCTGCAGTGGCCTCACTGAAAACTCAAGATCCTGTGTCCACTACAGGAAGCCCCATCAAGGAGACACATGGGGGCCAGATCTGCTACTTGGCAGCCCCTGGTGGCACCAGTGGGCTTCCTGCCTGGCTGTCCAGCACCTTCACCCCACACAGACACCATCTTGTGCTGGTTGCTGGAGACCCAGATGTCAGGGACCCTTGGAGCTCAGCCCCCTCCTGcaccctccctggcctcctcccagcTTCCGTTACCCAGGTAACGCCTTCCCTTGGAGGTTCCACCTGCAGTCGGCCCAGTACAGTCAGAAACCTCACCTGCTACTCCTCTGTTGCTAACTACGCTCATTTGGATGGTTCTCTCCCTAAGTGAAAAATCAAGCGATTCTGTCTCTCCCCTGCACAACCCTGCAGCGGTTCCTTTGACCTTTTAAAGAACGTCATATACCTTCGCATGACCCGGGAAGTTTCCTGCCTCTACTTCCCTctggcctccctctgccctgctccTTAGAGTCTATCCTTCTACTCACAAATGCCATCTAGAGTGTCCCCTGGTCTAGCCCCATggacacagcagtgaacaaaacaagGCTGCCACCCTGCGGGAGCTTGGGTTCCCCTTGAGAGAGACAAGAGACAGATAAACTGATAATGGGTGTAGAGTGAGAGATGGTATGAATACTATGGAGAAAAATGATCGGGAGAAGGAGGACAGGACACACTGGGGAGGGGCTTCTGTGATTTTAGGGTATGACCAGGAAGAGCTCACTGTAAAGGAGACATTTGGTGGAATACCTGGAGGGGGTCAGGGAAGGAGCCACGTAGCTATCTGGAGGAAGAGCTttccaggcagaaggaagggCAGAGGGAAAGGTCCTGGGGTACCTGTGCAATCCCGGAACAGCAGGGAGCCGGGGAGGTCAGAGGAGTGAGTGTTGAGCTCAGAGGGGTGATGAGCAGGGTACTGGGCACATTATCCAGGGtcatcctggattttttttttttttactctgagaGCCAAAGAGCTATTCCAAGGTTTTGATCAGAAGAGTGACCTAGTCTTTGGGTTAGAAAGAGACTTCATGGGTCGAGGATGGAAGCAGAGATCAGTGAGGGGGAGAGAAATGACAGAAGCCCAGCCCAGGATGATGAGCAGTGAGTGGGTGAGAAGTGGCTGGCTTCTCATATCTTGAAGGTAGGGCCAGCAGGATATGGGGGTGAGAGAAGAAGTGAGGGTGGTGGCTGGATATCCAGGTGGGTGGTCTGGTAACTCACAGGAAGGATGGAGTTGGTGTGGGAAGGCAGGTCTGGGAGGAGTCGGCAAGGTGGACCAACTGTGCATAGCATGTGGCCTTCTCTCCAGCCATGGGTCAATGGGCATCTGCCTCTGGGCCAATGCACATATTGGCTCCTTTCCTGGATGTTCCTCCTGCTCTGCCACAGGGATCCCTTCTGTGAATTTGTCCCTGTATCTGCCCCCACTCTCGTCTTATCTGGCTCTTTGTTTTATGCATGTGCTGACCTCATGCTTTTTACAGTCTTTGTCATACTGTGCAGTAGAAGGCAGGACTAAGCACCCCCAATACTGTGTTGATCAGAGTGCCTTACACCTCAGTGTCCCGCAGGTGGTAGGAGCCCAACCTGAGACTGAGGACCTGGTTTGAATTTAGCTGTGCCACCGTGGGTGGCTCACCTTGCCTCCCTTACCTTGACTGCATGGGCCTCATTTCTGCGACTGTCAACTGGGTATGCTCTTTCCCTACCTGCCTCTTGTGGGATGGTTCTTCCCCAAGAAGGTAAGTAGTTGAATCCCTTTAGACAGGAAGAGGTTGTGAGCCCAGGTGTGGCTGGCGCGCCCCCTGCTGGAGGGTGACTGGCGGCTCAACAACTCCCCTCGCCCCGCCCGCCGCCCCTCCGCCTCGGTTCACGGGGGAAGGGGGAAGTCAGAGGCGAGGAGGGCTTGCGGGGAGCAGGAACCGCCCGGAACATTTTCCAAAACAGGTGCACACATTCTTCCATTTAGTTCTTATCACGACTCTTTGGAGAAGATTAGATTAgacccatttttctttcttttctttctttctttcttttcttttcttttttttttttttttgagaagcgactcagatttaaaaaaaaaaaaaaaaaggtaaagaaggCTGAATAAAGAAAGGTCGGAGTTGCGAGAAAGTGTACAGGTGACCCAGGAAGGCCTCCCAGGAATGGCTAAAAGTCAGGTCCCTCTACACTGGGATTGGGGGTGCGTTGGTTCCGGTCCCCGCTCAGCCTCCTGCTCAGTTTGGGAAGATATTGAGCAACCCCTACACTCCTCGGTCTCGTTTTCCTCATCCCTGCGCCTCCCACCCCACTCCCGGCTGTTGCCACCTCCTAGGGGGCTGCAGGACCGAGGCACGGACCCGCAGGATGTGACAGGAGGGTGTGAGCACGTGTTGTGGCGGCCATCAGGGGGCGCACGAGGCCCTGCTGGACCACAGCAATCCATTCAGTGGCCAGTCCCTCTGCCAGATTCTAGGACCGGGTAGGCTGCCGTTCCTCTGGGTTTTGGTCTCTTTTTCTGGGATCAACATCAGCTAGGTGACCCTGGATTTATTGCTTCCTATCTCTGAGCCTCTGTAAAACAGATTACTTCCCCTCTCTTATATCATTTCCAATTCACAAGTGACAAAAGTCACGCCCACCTGCCTAAATTTACTCTGGAGCCAGATCTGGAGGTGATCCAATATCTTAGCCTGCAGTGATCTCTTGGGCAGGGTCCTCTGCACTCTGTGCCAGGGGACCCCCTCGACTATCTGTAACAGGCAGATTGAACCAGTGATGGAGAAGCCCCTCCTGGAAAAAGCATCTGTGGGAGGAACGCGGGGCAGAGTGCATGTTGTGAGCCCAGGTGTGGCCTGAGGGAACAGCACAGGCTGccaaggaggagggggaaggtgCTGACCACAATTTCCAAACCTTGAAAGCCTAGTATCCAAATGACACCCCTCCACCCTACATCAGCAGTTCAACCCTGCAAGAACTCCAGGCATGTTCTCCTAGAGATGCCCCTGGCCCTCATTCTGCAGTCCTGGGAGAGAATCTGACTTCTCCCATCCGCTGTCCCGGAACTGACAATCCACCAGTAGAATGTTATTCTCTGGATCGAGGCACCTTCTCAGGCTGAGCTGTGAGGAACTTAGGAGGTTGTTCTGGGTCATTCACACCCTGCAGGGacatcaattcacaataacctttTGGGGTTGGGGCAGCTCGTTATAAGAAGGTCTGGATGGTGCATAGTATATGAAGGGGACGGAGGAGGCTAGGCCTGGAGACAGCTCCAGTCCTGGGAGGGACTCTTATTATCCCTATCTTGTAGAGGAGGACACGAGGGCACAAGCAGCTAGTTTGACCAAGACCATATACCCAAAATGGTGGAGCCAGAATCCAAACCCAGACCCTGGACCCCTTTCATCCCATGCTGTGGTGCAGCGGTTTGTACCATGGCCAGGGCATGGGCTCTGGGCTCCTCTTCCAGCTGCTCTGCTATTTCTACTTTGTCACGTTGGTCAGGTTACTCATCTGGGCCTCAatgtcctcatctataaagtgggaatAGTGGTGACTCCTTGCTTCATGGGGCTCCACTTCAGTGCAGTGGCAGCTCTAATGTTTCTAGAAATCACCATTCAGTAGATATGGGCTGTTCCTGCTGAACCCCAGATGAGCACAGGGCTCTACAATGTCAAGTTGCAGGATGCTGGCCTCCTCCAGCAGCATTCCAACCTGCAGGACGGTTCCCTGCTTCCCATGGCTGGCAGGTGTGGAGCCGCCTGGTCACACACTCAGCCCCACACTAGGCAAATGAAGTGATGTCAAAGCCTTGGCTGGGGCCCAGCCTCTGcagcctccctgtccctccctgctcctccctccctcagatCCACACACACAGTCGGGGCGGTTGGGCCCAGAGGGAAGGTGAGAGGGCCAGGAGTGAAGGTGGATGGCTGGGCGTGCCCGTCCATTGGTGCATGCCACTTCCAGCCGGGCTGAGCTGTTGGACCTGGGATCAGGAACTGGCCCCCAAGGGATCCTGCTCTCTTTAACTTTAAGCCTCAATTTGCAGCAGTCCCAGAGCTTCGCCCCCTCCCTGGCGTGCCTGTGGGGGTTAGCATGTGATTGTCGGCACTCCCTCTGCTGGGGGTGCACCGGCCGGGGCCTGGCCAGCTGGCCATGGCTGATGAGAAGACCTTCCGCATTGGCTTCATTGTGTTGGGGCTGTTCCTGCTGTCCCTCGGCACCTTCCTCATGAGCCACGACCGGCCCCAGGTCTACGGCACCTTCTACGCCATGGGCAGTGTCATGGTGATGGGAGGCGTTATCTGGAGCATGTGCCAGTGCTACCCCAAGGTAGGCAGTGCAGGGGCTGGGCGGGGGGTGGGATGGGCTGGGGCCACGGGTGCTGGCTGTGCCTCATTCCATGCACCTGTCCCCATCCTTAGACCTCTCCATCTTTCCACTAGACTCCTGGGTTTCTTCTGCTCTCAGTAGCCTCCATTCACTCACCCGTCCATACTCACTCTGAGGGCTGATCAGAAGGTACTGGGCCCAGAGGCCAGAACCAGAGTCACCGGGGAGACAATGGAGCACAGACCTGTCCTGGTGCGTGGTCCCAGAGGCTGACGAGTGCTCGCCGCACCAGGCTCTCCTGGTCTGTGGTGCCCATCTCTGTGGCTCCACGGCACAGCAGAGAAGCCAAGGCTTGGAAAG
This genomic interval from Urocitellus parryii isolate mUroPar1 chromosome 11, mUroPar1.hap1, whole genome shotgun sequence contains the following:
- the Tmem61 gene encoding transmembrane protein 61; this translates as MAASQTCDRGRVASILRYCMTIGGMVFLVAGTLCFAWWSEGDAGAQPDQRVPPAEHAVSQAPRPLLRSVSFFCCGAGGLLLLCGLLWFLKASRPGPPRWDPYRFSRDLYYLTVETSEEENCRTPKVVVIPTYEEAIHCPLAEGPPAPTVCPKEEGRKCGDAGDALLGTPPPLAPPSYESIFLAIDACSGDTTPAPGAACSFPGLAQTAGRDGASYRLLAGPETCDKSDVSFPGSPPVPGMQ